A DNA window from Paraclostridium bifermentans contains the following coding sequences:
- a CDS encoding DUF4870 domain-containing protein has product MTENQRSTKNESITMMVMTAAVMMLNIIGVIIAYAAWKIYGKESEFVKKNGLKLIDFYISFVIYEFAILLLVCIVKQAAYLIPAMSIIYLITFIIAIIQYYRHKEFKYPLSFKIIEKLKTKSVENLKK; this is encoded by the coding sequence ATGACAGAAAATCAAAGATCTACAAAAAATGAAAGCATTACTATGATGGTAATGACAGCAGCTGTTATGATGCTTAATATAATTGGGGTTATAATAGCATACGCTGCATGGAAAATATATGGGAAAGAATCTGAATTTGTAAAGAAGAATGGATTAAAACTTATTGATTTTTATATATCATTTGTAATATATGAATTTGCAATTTTATTATTAGTATGTATAGTAAAACAAGCGGCTTATTTAATACCTGCAATGTCTATTATTTACTTAATTACATTTATAATAGCAATTATACAATATTACAGACATAAAGAATTTAAATATCCTTTAAGTTTTAAAATAATAGAAAAGTTAAAAACAAAAAGTGTTGAAAATTTAAAGAAATAA
- a CDS encoding thioredoxin family protein, whose amino-acid sequence MAIEMNLKELYEVGESFESCVGKGSKSERSRIPKNTSRINLNEDTINKIASYSSKVNILVSGEIWCPDFQLNVSVLKKFVDINDNFDISVITMARGKKFMSEALNIEKESFKGPTIAFLDENFNVIGVFEERPKEVKKVNDFEEIKIDYYKGKYLLDTVNDYLNILNIKKTTR is encoded by the coding sequence ATGGCAATAGAGATGAACCTAAAAGAATTATATGAAGTTGGAGAAAGCTTTGAAAGCTGTGTTGGAAAAGGATCCAAATCTGAAAGATCTAGAATTCCCAAAAACACATCAAGAATCAACTTAAACGAAGATACTATAAATAAAATAGCTAGCTATTCAAGCAAAGTTAATATACTTGTTTCAGGGGAAATATGGTGCCCAGATTTTCAACTTAATGTATCAGTTTTAAAGAAATTTGTTGATATTAATGATAATTTTGATATATCGGTTATAACTATGGCTAGAGGCAAAAAATTTATGAGTGAAGCTTTAAACATAGAAAAGGAAAGTTTCAAAGGTCCAACAATTGCATTTTTAGATGAAAATTTTAATGTTATAGGAGTATTTGAAGAACGACCTAAAGAAGTAAAAAAAGTTAATGATTTTGAAGAAATAAAAATTGATTATTATAAAGGGAAGTATTTATTAGATACAGTTAATGACTACTTAAATATATTAAATATAAAAAAAACTACTAGATAG
- a CDS encoding MATE family efflux transporter: MKNVKDLKTQFKQYVIPSVASMWVFSLYSMVDGAFVSKGVGSEALAAVNISTPFINTLFAVSVLLSTGASTVVSMTLGKGDDKKASEYFTLNTVVLAIISIFIIVFSLANLEKISIFLGATESTLPLVKGYLGNIILFVTFYLVSYGLELLIKCDGYPHLSTIGVIISAITNIVLDYIFVLKWGWGVEGAALATGIARVFSVTFFLAHFLRRRGKLRFCKFKLDFSFIKRIVLIGIPDSMTEASLAVVILLFNQSILMLIGENALVSYSVICYVTTLVLTTMLGISQGLQPICSYYYGMEDNKSVLSLLKMSLSYITKASVIAFLLVLIFANQIVSIFIDKSDITLFNYTVKTLRISSVAYLIMGYNVIISGFCVSTGKAIHASVISLGRGLVVITLSLILMTSIFGGTGIWFTTLVSEAIVLVIARKILQKNKSKIQENQRYEEVESYENAKNAV; the protein is encoded by the coding sequence ATGAAAAATGTAAAAGATTTAAAAACTCAATTTAAACAATATGTAATACCATCAGTAGCATCTATGTGGGTATTTTCACTATATTCTATGGTAGATGGAGCTTTTGTCAGCAAAGGGGTTGGAAGTGAAGCCTTGGCAGCTGTTAATATATCAACACCATTTATAAATACTTTATTTGCTGTGTCAGTTTTATTATCAACTGGGGCATCAACTGTTGTATCAATGACCCTTGGTAAAGGTGATGATAAAAAAGCAAGCGAATATTTCACACTTAACACTGTAGTACTAGCTATTATATCTATATTTATTATTGTATTTAGTTTAGCTAACTTAGAAAAAATATCTATATTTTTAGGAGCGACAGAAAGTACATTACCTTTAGTTAAAGGATATTTAGGTAATATTATATTATTTGTTACTTTTTACTTAGTTTCTTATGGACTTGAGTTACTTATAAAGTGTGATGGATATCCTCATTTATCTACAATAGGAGTTATAATTTCAGCAATAACTAATATAGTTTTAGATTATATATTTGTACTTAAATGGGGATGGGGAGTTGAAGGTGCAGCTTTGGCAACTGGAATTGCTAGAGTATTTTCAGTGACATTTTTCTTAGCTCATTTTTTAAGAAGAAGAGGAAAACTAAGATTTTGCAAATTTAAATTGGATTTTAGCTTTATAAAAAGAATTGTTTTAATAGGTATTCCAGATTCTATGACAGAGGCAAGTTTAGCTGTAGTTATATTACTATTCAATCAAAGTATATTAATGCTAATAGGTGAAAATGCTTTAGTTAGTTATAGTGTAATTTGTTATGTAACAACTTTAGTTCTTACAACTATGCTAGGAATATCACAAGGATTACAACCAATATGTAGTTACTATTATGGTATGGAAGATAATAAATCAGTGCTGAGTCTTTTAAAAATGAGCTTAAGCTATATAACAAAAGCTTCAGTAATAGCATTTTTATTAGTTTTAATATTTGCAAATCAAATAGTATCTATATTTATTGATAAATCAGATATAACACTGTTTAATTATACTGTAAAAACTTTAAGAATATCTTCAGTAGCATATTTGATTATGGGATATAATGTAATAATATCAGGATTTTGTGTTTCAACAGGAAAAGCGATACATGCAAGTGTAATATCCTTAGGAAGAGGATTAGTAGTAATAACTTTAAGTTTAATATTGATGACGTCTATATTTGGAGGAACAGGTATATGGTTTACTACACTTGTATCTGAAGCAATAGTACTTGTAATTGCAAGAAAAATACTTCAAAAGAATAAATCAAAGATTCAAGAAAATCAAAGATATGAAGAAGTTGAGAGTTATGAAAATGCAAAAAATGCAGTTTAA
- a CDS encoding MerR family transcriptional regulator encodes MKRKYYKTGELSKIYNLGRDSLKYYEKLGLLNPGRDTNSYRMYTIKDICNLNLIKELRSLDFSMQRIKEYLENRNVKTTKKMLKEEIKLIDQKLEELTIHKESLNKRLSSIDNTIDHTNFNRIELLYMNERKAITVNSNVSFDENVDYLIQRLNEKFDDKFYVLGNSNFGAVFDTKSVSNGIFNNYKSIFCLLDDNATNFNLTIEEGYYVTYTYKGDYKKTAKIIPMLFKFIEFNNYTILGDPIEIYKIDIYETSLEDEYVTQVQIPVQLVSDLYEF; translated from the coding sequence TTGAAAAGAAAATATTATAAAACTGGAGAATTGTCAAAAATATATAATTTAGGTAGAGATTCTCTTAAATATTATGAAAAGTTAGGTCTTTTAAATCCAGGTAGAGATACAAATTCTTACAGAATGTACACTATAAAAGATATATGTAATTTAAATTTAATAAAAGAACTTAGAAGTCTTGATTTTTCTATGCAAAGGATAAAAGAGTACTTAGAAAATAGAAATGTTAAAACTACTAAAAAAATGTTAAAAGAAGAAATAAAGCTTATAGATCAAAAACTAGAAGAACTGACTATCCACAAAGAAAGTTTAAATAAAAGGCTAAGTTCTATTGATAATACGATAGATCATACAAATTTTAATAGAATTGAACTTTTGTACATGAATGAAAGAAAAGCTATTACAGTTAATTCAAATGTTAGCTTTGATGAAAATGTAGATTACTTAATTCAAAGGTTAAATGAAAAGTTCGATGATAAGTTCTATGTATTAGGAAATAGTAATTTTGGAGCAGTATTTGATACAAAAAGTGTCTCAAATGGAATTTTTAACAATTATAAATCTATATTTTGTTTACTTGATGATAACGCTACCAATTTTAATTTAACAATAGAAGAGGGGTATTATGTAACCTATACATATAAAGGCGATTATAAAAAAACAGCAAAAATAATCCCTATGCTATTTAAATTTATAGAGTTTAATAACTATACTATTCTTGGAGATCCTATAGAAATTTATAAAATAGATATTTATGAAACGTCTTTAGAAGATGAGTACGTTACTCAAGTTCAAATTCCAGTTCAATTAGTAAGTGATTTATATGAATTCTAA
- the clpB gene encoding ATP-dependent chaperone ClpB, with amino-acid sequence MEADKMTQRVQKSLNDAFSEAVKNHNQQVDTIHLLYSLIDQEDGLIPRIIEKMGISVEGLKASVKTELLKLPQIQGEAASSQGVVATRKLNEVLIKSEEISKEFNDLYISVEHLFLAIIELESRSNIGKIFKQYNINKNSFLEVLSKVRGNQRVETQDPEGTYDALARYGTNLINLAKKNKLDPVIGRDEEIRRVIRILSRRTKNNPVLIGEPGVGKTAIVEGLAERIVRGDVPEGLKDKIIFALDMGSLIAGAKYRGEFEERLKAVLKEVQGAEGKIILFIDEIHTIVGAGKTDGAMDAGNLIKPMLARGELNCIGATTFDEYRQYIEKDKALERRFQPVIADEPSVGDTISILRGLKEKFEIHHGIRIHDSAIVAAAKLSDRYIQDRYLPDKAIDLIDEASAMIRSEIDSLPTELDIVRRKIFTLETEREALLKEEDEASKRRLEKLQDELAELKSKNDDLTAIYEKEKSHIMNVRNLKAKLDEARGDVERYEREYDLNKAAELKYGIIPKLENEIKEAEEKMEDDNQTSLLKEEVTEEEIAEVISKWTNIPITKLVESEKEKLLRLEEELKTRVIGQDEAVTAVSNAVIRHRAGLKDENKPIGSFIFLGPTGVGKTELAKTLARNLFDSEENIIRIDMSEYMEKHAVSRLIGPPPGYVGYEEGGQLTEAVRRNPYSVLLFDEIEKAHEDVFNLFLQILDDGRLTDNKGKTVDFKNTIIIMTSNIGSSYLLEDSGEIKESTKEMVMNEMKRRFKPEFLNRVDDIIMFKPLDKEGIRRIIDIFLDDLRRRLVDKHITLSMTDSAKDVLIKEGYDPIYGARPLKRYIGNVLETKIAKMMIAGKVYNGCHILIDGNDDNVEITVQERA; translated from the coding sequence ATGGAAGCAGACAAAATGACACAAAGAGTCCAAAAAAGCTTAAATGATGCTTTTAGTGAAGCTGTTAAAAATCATAACCAACAAGTAGATACAATACATTTACTTTATTCATTAATAGACCAAGAAGATGGATTAATACCTAGAATAATAGAAAAAATGGGTATATCTGTAGAAGGCCTAAAAGCAAGTGTGAAAACTGAACTTTTAAAACTACCTCAAATTCAAGGTGAGGCAGCTAGTTCACAAGGTGTAGTAGCTACAAGAAAGTTAAATGAAGTATTAATAAAATCAGAAGAAATTTCAAAAGAATTCAATGATTTGTATATAAGTGTTGAACATTTATTTTTAGCTATAATTGAATTGGAATCACGTTCAAATATAGGTAAAATATTTAAACAATACAACATAAATAAAAACAGCTTTTTAGAAGTATTATCAAAAGTTAGAGGAAATCAAAGAGTAGAAACCCAAGATCCAGAGGGTACATATGACGCATTAGCTAGATATGGTACAAACTTAATAAATTTAGCTAAGAAAAACAAGTTAGACCCAGTTATAGGTCGTGATGAAGAGATAAGAAGAGTTATAAGAATACTTTCAAGAAGAACAAAAAATAATCCTGTTTTAATAGGTGAGCCAGGTGTAGGGAAAACTGCTATAGTAGAAGGCTTAGCAGAAAGAATAGTCAGAGGAGATGTACCTGAAGGACTTAAAGATAAAATTATATTTGCGCTTGATATGGGATCATTAATAGCAGGTGCTAAATATAGAGGTGAATTTGAAGAAAGATTAAAAGCAGTGCTTAAAGAAGTTCAAGGTGCTGAAGGAAAAATAATTTTATTTATAGATGAGATACACACAATAGTAGGAGCAGGAAAAACAGATGGAGCTATGGATGCAGGAAACTTAATAAAACCAATGTTAGCTCGTGGAGAACTAAATTGTATAGGTGCTACTACTTTTGATGAATATAGACAGTATATAGAAAAAGATAAAGCATTAGAGAGAAGATTCCAACCAGTTATAGCGGATGAACCTAGTGTAGGTGATACAATTTCTATACTTCGTGGATTAAAAGAAAAATTTGAAATTCACCATGGTATTAGAATTCATGACTCTGCAATAGTTGCAGCAGCAAAATTATCAGATAGATATATACAAGATAGATATTTACCAGATAAAGCCATAGATTTAATAGACGAAGCAAGTGCTATGATTCGTAGTGAAATTGACTCACTACCAACTGAGTTAGATATAGTTAGAAGAAAAATATTTACATTAGAGACTGAAAGAGAAGCACTTCTTAAAGAAGAGGATGAAGCAAGTAAAAGAAGACTTGAAAAACTTCAAGATGAATTAGCTGAACTTAAGTCTAAAAATGATGATTTAACAGCTATATATGAAAAAGAGAAATCACATATAATGAATGTTAGAAACCTTAAGGCTAAACTTGATGAGGCTAGAGGTGATGTAGAAAGATATGAAAGAGAATATGATTTAAATAAAGCTGCAGAACTTAAATATGGTATAATTCCAAAGCTTGAAAATGAAATTAAAGAAGCAGAAGAAAAAATGGAAGATGATAATCAAACTTCTTTATTAAAAGAAGAGGTTACAGAAGAGGAAATTGCAGAAGTGATTTCTAAATGGACAAACATACCTATAACTAAGTTAGTTGAAAGTGAAAAAGAGAAATTACTAAGATTAGAAGAAGAGTTGAAAACTCGTGTTATAGGACAAGATGAAGCTGTAACAGCTGTAAGTAATGCTGTTATTCGTCATAGAGCAGGACTTAAAGATGAAAATAAACCAATAGGATCATTTATATTCTTAGGACCTACAGGAGTTGGTAAGACAGAACTTGCAAAAACTTTAGCTAGAAATTTATTTGATAGTGAAGAAAATATAATTAGAATTGATATGTCAGAATATATGGAAAAACATGCAGTATCAAGACTTATAGGACCTCCTCCAGGATATGTAGGATATGAGGAAGGTGGACAATTAACAGAAGCTGTAAGAAGAAATCCATATTCTGTATTATTATTTGATGAAATAGAAAAAGCACATGAAGATGTATTTAACTTATTCCTTCAAATATTAGATGATGGAAGACTTACTGATAATAAAGGTAAAACAGTAGATTTTAAAAATACAATAATAATAATGACTTCAAATATAGGTAGTTCATATCTATTAGAAGATTCAGGTGAAATAAAAGAGTCTACTAAAGAAATGGTAATGAATGAAATGAAGAGAAGATTCAAACCTGAGTTTTTAAATAGAGTTGATGATATTATAATGTTTAAACCTCTTGATAAAGAAGGCATTAGAAGAATTATAGACATATTCTTAGATGATTTAAGAAGACGATTAGTTGATAAGCATATAACTTTAAGTATGACTGATAGTGCTAAAGATGTATTGATAAAAGAAGGTTATGATCCTATTTATGGAGCTAGACCACTTAAGAGATATATTGGAAATGTATTAGAAACAAAAATAGCTAAAATGATGATAGCTGGTAAAGTTTATAATGGATGTCATATACTTATAGATGGAAATGATGACAATGTAGAAATAACAGTACAAGAAAGAGCGTAA
- a CDS encoding Na+/H+ antiporter NhaC family protein produces the protein MEANYGLWALLPAIIAIFMCFKTKQVIPSLFAGVFVAGIITSKGNLFAAASFSLETIIRQLSDSDNAKLILFTMFMGVGISFIWKMSGSKALSIWARNKIKNRKAVGIGAWLLGMCISVNDCLIAAIDGNVFRDIAKEQRISSEKFSYILDSTAAPSASLFISDWIAFQIGMISQGLLAAGLINISPMSAYISSIPYNLYSIFTLAFVGMIVITGLDYGPMLKAEMRAIKTGKFCSDEAQPMLDVANELGEPKDVKPRLITFIVPFIAMIFTTIFGFIYTGREGVGFMGILENADAVTSLLWGAFAMAMSGVILSIGYKIMTFKESMDTFIDGMKLMTLTAAILLMAWSLGQVTKDMGLANFLVEVLGESIPAWILPITIFVLGMVVSFATGTSWGTMAIVTPIAIPLVYQVTGDVGLAMAVPGIALSGSVFGDHCSPISDTTVMASIFAGADHIDHVKTQIPYGATVASVVFFILLIVGLFKIKPVIFIPLGLIILFTIVFIMNKINKKQLSKSK, from the coding sequence ATGGAAGCAAACTATGGATTGTGGGCATTACTTCCTGCAATAATAGCAATTTTTATGTGTTTTAAAACTAAACAAGTTATACCATCATTATTTGCAGGAGTTTTTGTAGCAGGAATTATAACCTCAAAAGGAAATTTATTTGCAGCAGCGTCATTTTCATTAGAGACAATAATAAGACAGTTAAGCGATTCAGATAATGCCAAATTAATATTATTTACAATGTTTATGGGAGTTGGAATATCTTTTATATGGAAAATGTCAGGTAGTAAGGCTCTTTCAATATGGGCAAGAAATAAAATTAAAAATAGAAAAGCAGTAGGAATAGGGGCATGGTTATTAGGCATGTGTATAAGTGTTAATGATTGTTTGATAGCTGCTATAGATGGAAATGTTTTTAGAGATATAGCTAAAGAACAAAGAATATCTTCAGAAAAATTCTCTTATATACTTGATTCAACAGCGGCACCATCAGCATCGCTTTTTATATCAGATTGGATAGCATTTCAAATCGGTATGATAAGTCAAGGATTGCTTGCAGCAGGTCTTATAAATATAAGTCCAATGTCAGCTTATATAAGTAGCATTCCTTATAATTTATATAGTATATTTACATTAGCATTTGTAGGTATGATAGTTATAACAGGTCTTGATTATGGACCAATGTTAAAAGCAGAGATGAGGGCTATAAAAACTGGAAAGTTTTGTAGTGATGAAGCTCAACCAATGCTTGATGTTGCAAATGAATTAGGGGAACCTAAGGATGTAAAACCAAGACTTATAACATTTATAGTTCCATTTATTGCAATGATTTTTACTACAATATTTGGCTTTATATATACAGGTAGAGAAGGCGTTGGATTTATGGGTATACTTGAAAATGCAGATGCAGTAACTTCGTTATTATGGGGCGCATTTGCAATGGCCATGAGCGGAGTAATACTATCTATAGGATATAAAATTATGACCTTTAAAGAAAGTATGGATACATTTATCGATGGGATGAAACTTATGACACTAACCGCAGCAATACTTTTAATGGCATGGTCATTAGGGCAAGTTACAAAGGATATGGGACTTGCAAATTTCTTGGTAGAGGTATTAGGAGAAAGTATACCAGCATGGATATTGCCAATAACTATTTTTGTATTAGGTATGGTGGTTTCTTTTGCAACAGGAACTTCTTGGGGTACTATGGCAATAGTGACTCCTATTGCTATCCCTTTAGTATATCAAGTAACAGGAGATGTTGGTCTTGCTATGGCAGTTCCAGGAATTGCTCTTTCTGGATCGGTATTTGGAGATCACTGTTCTCCTATATCAGACACTACTGTGATGGCCTCTATATTTGCAGGTGCAGATCATATAGATCATGTTAAAACACAGATACCATATGGTGCAACTGTAGCAAGTGTAGTATTTTTCATATTACTAATAGTAGGTTTATTTAAAATAAAACCTGTAATATTTATTCCACTGGGACTTATTATATTATTTACAATTGTATTTATTATGAATAAGATAAACAAAAAACAATTATCTAAGTCTAAATAA
- a CDS encoding ATP-NAD kinase family protein, whose amino-acid sequence MINIGLIVNPIAGMGGTVGLKGTDGEDILREAIRLGSKPKSPIKAIKALKELDSIKDNIKIITGPKDMGENEAKLLNFNVEVINIDNGNSTSSKDTIKLARNMLYKKISILIFVGGDGTARDIYNAVEDKVVTIGIPAGVKIHSPVYAINPKSGGKLALKFLNGKVNSIEREVLDLDEEMYREGKVNTKLYGYLKVPREKSFMQNKKAPTPLSEESSQKSIGLFIADNMETDITYIIGPGTTTRAVLDALNLKSTLLGIDIIKNKKVIKNDANEKDILECIKYNKAKLIITPTGGQGYLLGRGNQQISDRVIKSIGRENIIVVSTLHKLQNLKFKPLYIDTSNEEVDNMLNGYLRIVVGYKEEIMYSVRS is encoded by the coding sequence TTGATAAATATTGGTCTTATAGTAAATCCAATAGCAGGTATGGGAGGAACAGTTGGTCTTAAAGGAACTGATGGGGAGGACATACTAAGAGAAGCAATAAGGTTAGGATCAAAACCAAAATCACCAATAAAAGCGATAAAAGCACTTAAGGAATTAGATAGTATAAAAGATAATATAAAAATAATAACTGGACCAAAAGATATGGGAGAAAATGAAGCCAAATTACTAAATTTTAATGTAGAAGTAATTAATATAGATAATGGAAATAGTACGAGCAGTAAAGATACTATAAAACTAGCAAGGAACATGTTATATAAGAAAATCAGTATTTTAATATTTGTTGGAGGCGATGGAACAGCAAGAGATATATATAATGCTGTAGAAGATAAAGTCGTTACTATCGGTATTCCGGCAGGAGTTAAAATTCATTCACCTGTATACGCAATAAATCCTAAAAGTGGAGGTAAATTAGCACTTAAATTTTTAAATGGAAAAGTAAATAGTATAGAAAGAGAAGTGTTAGATTTAGATGAGGAAATGTACCGAGAAGGAAAAGTTAATACAAAACTGTATGGATACTTAAAAGTTCCTAGAGAAAAATCTTTTATGCAAAATAAGAAAGCTCCAACTCCATTAAGTGAAGAGTCATCACAAAAATCTATTGGACTGTTTATAGCTGATAACATGGAAACAGATATTACTTATATAATAGGACCAGGGACCACAACTAGAGCTGTACTAGATGCATTAAATCTAAAAAGTACTTTACTAGGTATAGATATTATAAAAAATAAAAAAGTTATAAAAAATGATGCTAATGAAAAAGACATACTTGAATGTATAAAATATAATAAAGCAAAACTCATAATAACACCAACAGGAGGACAAGGATACTTGTTAGGAAGAGGTAATCAGCAAATAAGTGATAGGGTAATTAAAAGTATAGGCAGAGAAAATATAATAGTGGTATCTACTTTGCACAAGTTACAAAACTTAAAATTTAAACCATTATATATAGATACCTCTAATGAAGAAGTCGATAATATGTTGAATGGATATCTGAGAATAGTAGTAGGATACAAAGAAGAGATAATGTATTCAGTAAGAAGTTAG